A part of Candidatus Cloacimonadota bacterium genomic DNA contains:
- a CDS encoding TIGR03960 family B12-binding radical SAM protein yields the protein MKSLKTVEIEDFLLNFRAPGRYANNELNCLAKSITKKTLNFALAFPDKYEIGMSHLGLKILYSILNSTEKFTADRVYTPDVDLIEFLKKEDIPLFSIENRIALYEFDVIGFTLQYELSNSNILLMLQLSKIPLLSKNRGEHDPLIIAGGPCAFNPQPLAMFIDAFVIGDGEDIIIELAESLLINKTASRKERLNKLSKLRGIYIPEFYEEKHDSNGTYVIPKSADYPAKIKKNYFTDFDNKAKIHFPHLVPLTDIVHNRPAIEIMRGCTRGCRFCQAGMIYRPVRERDDNLLVDIIKEEIKLNGWDEISLNSLSTSDYSAIQPLIAKLNPILKATHTKLSLPSLRLDTIEKDFVQAIKKMIGSTLTIAPEAGSERLRDVINKQISEEEIINSIEFALKIGIRSVKLYFMLGLPTETEDDIQSIINLVGKIKRLKNYLRIKISLSTFIPKPFTPFQWSPLDSKKNIIAKVSRIKRGLSKYHSVKVSYNSYEQSLLESVISRGDSKIGKLILGAFERGAMFDAWNENFNFALWEEAAQDNGIDLQNYSDAIKNGKKMCWSHIDSGIREDFLVSEYEKAINSQTTPDCRVGKCSNCGVCTDVQNRFLFPEKQKAKLGFTEKINVEKIQQTTFFKYRVFYEKGRKMRFSSHRDLMKIIYQVVRKSGLPVYHTMGFNRRPKISLCPALLLGMTGKNEFFDIRLIKLMPENIVLEQMQINLPEDLIIHKVERIFVSTKNMGNFQNERLLLSSKHNFNWDEKIAEYEKTSHFINKKGKKVLTKDSIHSVISNGDGLIVEKNILGIRTSDFLQSILKITPEDVSKLRITRLKMMK from the coding sequence ATGAAAAGTTTGAAAACAGTAGAGATTGAAGATTTTTTACTCAATTTCCGTGCACCCGGTAGATATGCAAATAACGAGTTGAATTGTCTGGCAAAAAGTATAACAAAAAAAACATTAAATTTTGCTCTTGCCTTTCCCGATAAATATGAGATTGGCATGTCGCATCTCGGGCTTAAAATTCTATATTCTATTCTAAATAGTACTGAAAAATTTACCGCAGATAGAGTTTATACACCTGATGTTGACTTGATTGAATTCTTAAAAAAAGAGGATATTCCTCTCTTTTCTATTGAGAATCGAATTGCCCTCTACGAATTTGATGTTATCGGTTTCACCCTTCAGTACGAGCTTTCCAACTCAAACATTCTCTTGATGCTCCAACTAAGTAAAATTCCCTTGCTTTCTAAGAATCGGGGTGAACATGATCCACTGATCATCGCCGGAGGACCTTGTGCGTTTAATCCACAGCCTCTTGCCATGTTCATAGATGCTTTTGTAATCGGTGATGGTGAAGATATTATCATCGAGCTGGCGGAATCTCTTTTAATCAACAAAACCGCTTCACGAAAAGAACGGTTGAACAAACTTAGCAAATTACGAGGAATATATATACCTGAATTTTATGAAGAAAAGCATGATTCGAATGGCACTTATGTAATTCCAAAATCAGCTGATTATCCAGCGAAAATCAAGAAAAATTATTTTACCGATTTTGATAACAAGGCGAAAATTCACTTTCCACACCTTGTCCCACTGACTGATATTGTGCATAATCGTCCGGCAATCGAGATTATGCGCGGATGCACCCGTGGATGCCGATTTTGTCAAGCAGGAATGATCTATCGTCCGGTTCGAGAAAGGGATGATAACTTACTTGTTGATATTATCAAAGAGGAAATAAAACTAAACGGGTGGGATGAAATTTCTTTAAATTCATTGTCAACTTCAGATTATTCCGCCATCCAACCGTTGATAGCGAAACTGAATCCAATACTAAAAGCAACTCACACCAAACTTTCGCTCCCATCCCTTAGACTTGATACGATTGAAAAAGATTTTGTCCAAGCGATAAAAAAAATGATCGGAAGCACGTTAACCATCGCACCTGAAGCAGGAAGCGAACGTTTGCGTGATGTGATAAATAAACAAATCTCCGAAGAAGAGATTATCAATTCAATCGAATTTGCTTTGAAAATTGGAATTCGTTCAGTAAAATTGTATTTCATGTTGGGGCTGCCAACCGAAACTGAAGATGATATTCAATCAATAATAAATTTGGTGGGAAAAATCAAAAGGCTAAAAAATTATCTGCGGATAAAAATTAGTCTATCCACTTTTATTCCAAAGCCATTTACTCCTTTCCAGTGGTCGCCTTTGGACAGCAAAAAAAATATAATTGCAAAAGTTTCTCGTATAAAAAGAGGACTGTCAAAATACCACTCTGTTAAGGTTAGTTATAATAGTTACGAGCAATCGTTGCTCGAATCCGTAATTTCGAGAGGAGATTCAAAAATAGGAAAATTGATATTAGGAGCGTTTGAAAGAGGCGCAATGTTCGATGCTTGGAATGAGAATTTCAATTTTGCTTTATGGGAAGAGGCTGCTCAAGACAACGGGATCGACTTGCAAAACTACTCCGATGCAATAAAAAATGGGAAAAAAATGTGCTGGTCTCATATTGATTCCGGAATACGAGAAGATTTTCTGGTCAGTGAATACGAAAAAGCAATAAATTCACAAACCACTCCTGATTGTCGTGTGGGAAAATGTTCAAACTGTGGTGTTTGTACAGATGTTCAAAACCGTTTTCTTTTTCCGGAAAAGCAGAAGGCAAAATTGGGATTTACTGAAAAAATAAATGTTGAAAAAATTCAGCAAACAACTTTTTTTAAATATCGTGTATTCTACGAAAAAGGCAGGAAAATGCGATTCAGTTCGCACCGTGATCTGATGAAAATAATTTATCAAGTTGTGCGAAAAAGTGGTTTGCCTGTTTATCACACAATGGGTTTTAACAGACGTCCGAAAATCTCTTTATGCCCGGCTTTATTACTGGGAATGACAGGTAAGAATGAATTCTTCGATATTAGATTGATCAAATTAATGCCTGAAAATATTGTTTTAGAACAGATGCAAATCAATTTACCGGAAGATTTGATCATCCACAAAGTGGAAAGAATCTTCGTCTCTACGAAAAATATGGGAAATTTTCAAAATGAAAGATTATTGTTATCTTCAAAGCACAATTTTAATTGGGATGAAAAAATTGCTGAATATGAAAAGACTTCTCACTTTATTAATAAAAAGGGAAAAAAAGTGCTAACAAAAGATTCAATTCATAGTGTAATTTCGAATGGGGATGGATTGATTGTAGAAAAAAATATTTTAGGTATCCGCACTTCAGATTTTTTGCAATCAATTTTGAAAATTACACCCGAAGATGTCAGTAAATTGAGAATTACAAGATTAAAAATGATGAAATAG
- a CDS encoding helix-turn-helix domain-containing protein, whose protein sequence is MAIRFRENSQDSAGKFLKALREEKGISIDEVSLETKIKPHFLIAIENGNITDHINLSYAKINIINYSRFLDADIKQILDMFEAEHNLTYNTKIKNDKNKDYQKKILVSKNTLKILMLILLLIVLYSFGSILYKQGDLQRNFFKISNSDMPIDSVQISQTFTDSSSIVSSKKSENITSQYEPVYKTKDIYKKYFMKTDPNPWYVVPEYLKRKS, encoded by the coding sequence ATGGCAATCCGATTTCGCGAAAATTCGCAAGATTCTGCCGGAAAATTTCTGAAAGCATTGCGAGAAGAAAAGGGCATCAGCATTGATGAAGTATCGCTTGAGACAAAAATCAAACCTCATTTTCTTATAGCTATCGAAAACGGCAATATAACCGATCACATCAACCTATCTTATGCGAAAATCAATATAATAAATTATTCCAGATTTCTGGATGCAGATATTAAACAGATTCTTGATATGTTCGAAGCAGAACATAATCTCACTTATAACACAAAAATCAAGAATGATAAAAACAAAGATTATCAAAAAAAAATACTTGTTTCGAAAAATACATTAAAGATATTGATGCTAATTTTACTCTTGATCGTCTTATATTCATTCGGTTCAATTTTATACAAACAGGGAGATTTGCAAAGAAATTTTTTCAAAATATCAAATTCTGATATGCCGATTGACTCTGTTCAAATAAGTCAAACGTTTACCGACTCAAGCTCTATCGTTTCCTCAAAAAAATCGGAAAATATTACCAGCCAATATGAACCGGTTTACAAAACCAAAGACATTTACAAAAAATACTTCATGAAAACCGATCCAAACCCGTGGTATGTAGTCCCTGAATATCTTAAACGAAAATCATAG